In Glycine max cultivar Williams 82 chromosome 10, Glycine_max_v4.0, whole genome shotgun sequence, the DNA window TAcaaattttttgttacaaaatgaccaataatatattttttccttctagTTACATGTGTCAAATGCGATAAATTTAActatttccttttgtttttatttgacaCAATAGCTACACTAATTCTTTCCTCCAGGTTAACTCAATTTTTTCATATCTTTTGTTTCacgtttttttttgttactccCAGGACAATGTTAAGCATTAAATACAACATTCTCTTTCAACAAACATTTAAACTTtagttcattatattttttagaactAGCCTCTTCCACCAAACCTAACCTCATTAGTTTTAATGCATTATTTGAATAATCAATATATattcacaagaaaaaaaattaaaaagttaaaacaatcaattttcctttatgacattattaatttatgtactTTAATCTTATAAAATCCTCTTATCTAATTTCTCcaaaaattaagatatataaattaattttaacttataaattattttctttttttataaatttttattaaagacCTTTTATAtctcaatgataaaaaaaatatttattaagaaattgCATAGCTAAATAACAGGTAATTGTGTTTGGTATTTATGCTGTTACTTTGTAGCATGGGatcatttaagtaattttttttaatagattacAACTTTCTTTTTACTGAAAATAATTATGCTGGAATTggataaaattacttaaacagtACGAGATAACGATTTAATTTTCATGCTGGGATCCGAAGGAATTTAAGAGTATTTTTATTggatatattttgtttctaagcAAATGTTCCATTATTAAAAGCTAATAAAGTTccaaagagagagtgaaagagtCAGAGAATTGGgtagaaataaatatatattttaagaataacagttaatattttcttcaacTTTTAAATAGACAAGGAAatagactttttttaaaaaacaaataatcaagcatcataatataaattatttattattaaggtaagatatatatttataaattaagaattttaattataatgctATTCGACATAACTTGTGCTTACGGTAGCTTTTTAATTAATggaattttatcttattaaaaaatatttttaattataatataatttatatattaaaaatatttttttaatcaaatttagttatacaaaattgaaaaaattacatGTTGTATTGACTAAAGTATCAgtgtaattagtttatttacacacttaattatatctatatttgtttgtgggtatcatagtattttattttcttgtttgtcGAGTTCAATCCATCATTCTCCATTGCTTTGCATCGTTCTTCAGTGTGTGTCAAAGAGAGCGAATATTTGTGAAGACACCAAGTAATAATGAGAATGAAAAGtagttttacattaaaaatctCATCTTTAAATACGCATATTAATGGGTCTAGAGTCCTTGAGCCTAGTCTTATTGTTACTGTGGTGTCAAGGAATGGTTATCTAATGATATTATCTTAATCTCAAGATTATATCCTTGATGTCGTTATTGTCAACTGCAATAATGACCTAAAATcttgattaataaaatattattttattatgcagTTACCTAAGCATCTATTTGAATGGAGAAAAAgtggaaggaaagaaaattaagagagaaaaaaatacacatcaatatctttttattctcctttattttctttcctttgactaattaaagataaatatattttcataaaaatgtgGTGGCTTAGCTTTGAATTTCTTTCCATTcatttttggctttttccttttcttattcacgtttgcaatctttttttttttgtacgtAAGGATCTCGTTAGAATGGCTTCTACTTCTACTAGGCCGTGAAGTAGATCAGAAAATCCACTAGATAATGAATTACAATGAATCAACAGTTAACAATTCAAAATGcttaaattcaattttgtaaatacaaataaaccgatttgtaaaaaaagtgttataaatatttcaaaaaaacattaaaatcattgaaaaagtccattggtaaaaaaatattatactaacccacaaaatttttatttatcttatcaCCTAGATCTTGTTGCACTTAAGATGTAGAAGATCATAACATGAGTGATTaatccaactttttttttctccaaattttAATCTTCTAtcccattattttaattttggaatCGAAATATCTaatctaaataattaattagggtAAGGCTAGAATGTCTCTTAATcatcttattaattttatttaatgctttatgaaaaaacagtaaaagcttaatattgtgttttataaatattgatagGGAAGCGGGTGAGTTTGCAAGCACAGCCAATCCTAGTGAGGCAGGCGTCAGGTGAAAACATTACTGTGGCAGTTGTCAGTTGTCACTTTACAGCGTTGCAGCTTATGGGCGCCGTTTACCCCTAACCCCCACGCGCCTTCTATGCTAAGGAACAAGCAGCGACGCTTTGATGCGCGTGGAAGCTACTCATCCTCGTATATTTGTGTGTATCTTGCGTTCTTCCGTTCCGTATCGTATCGTATCATATCCGTTTTAACATAAAAACGTCATTACGTGGTTACGTTACGTCAGCGGCTACATACCAAATTTGCTCAACTATGGTTTAAGGTTCCAGTACAGATTACAGAAGGTAAGCGCGTACGATTAAAACCACCTACTCAGACCCCTAAATGCTACCTATtcaccatttttatttttactagtcTAGTTTATGCTATTAACCCTATTCATTCTATTTCCCCATCAATCAGATCAAAgcttatatataaacaatttctaatatattataatttattttatatttacttataaCTTGTTAAACTGTTTAGTAAtctatgtttttctttaaatgtccattgaaaaacatatttcttttattgaccAGTTTTAAAATTctagaatattaattattattttatttgtaactttatctctactttttttcttcctcttttgacATAAAACTAAAGAGAGctaaaaagaagaataattaatgaaaccaataaataaaacaatagaatatttggaaaaaagaataataatatattttattaatgttaaaagtaacttaaaaatagaaatttacattatacaaaatttacaaatttagaaTAAATTCAATACtaccaattaaattaattcttataagttaattaattgagtcttataaaaaaattttaaaaataccacttataaattttaagatgatacatattttttttatcaaatattaattattaatttttttattagtgaaaaaatatataaattatctttttaaataacaataaataaatagatagaagatgaaaaaaaaaggataaatcttactaaaaaaatatggatGATTATTTAATCCAGAGTGGACAAAAtgatgataatttaaaatttaaatatagatAGGCAAAGTTACTTGATTTGCATGGTTTAGTCATTAAACCCAACTGGGTCCAATGAGTAATCTAGCTGTCAAACTCTTTCCCACAGTATTCCTATTCCACCCCCAACTTGGCTTTTTCCAAggcacaaaaatattttaattaattaaaaaacggaAGCAAGTTAAGTTACTATAAGACCATCACCTCAAGCACGTTACTCcctcccttctctctctctctctccctcactcTCACCATGGAGGCGCAACCACCAACCCCCTCGACTGCGCCGCCGCCTCTGCCGCCACACCTCAGCTACCCCGACTCCGTGGAATCCTCGCCTCGCTCCCGCAACACCGACTCCTGGGACGAGCCCTTCGCGCCGGCGTCCACCAAGCTCCGTCTCATGTGCAGCTACGGCGGGCACATCGTCCCCCGCCCCCACGACAAGTCCCTCTGCTACGTGGGTGGCGACACGCGCATCATCGTGTCCGAACGCGCCACCTCACTCGCAGACCTCTCCATGCGCCTCTCGAAAACTTTCCTGAACGGAAGACCCTTCACGCTCAAGTACCAGCTCCCCAACGAGGACCTCGATTCCCTCATCTCCGTCACCACCGACGAGGACCTCGAGAACATGATCGACGAGTACGACCGCACCGCCGCCTCCGCCACCTCCGCCGTCAAACCCTCCCGAATCCGCCTCTTCCTCTTTCCCACCAAACCCGAATCCACTCACTCTATCCCTCCCCAAATTCTTGACACGTCAGCCAAATCGGACGATTGGTTTTTGAATGCGTTAAACGGCGCCGGATTGCTTAACCGCGGGTTTTCTGACTCTGCTTCTGTGAATTGCCTTCTTGGACTTGACGACGAGGTTGCCGGGAATAATCTCGAACCCGGTTCGAAGGACGGTGgggatggtggtggtggtggtggggtTGGTGGCGGTGGTGCTTCGCAGGGTGGATCTTTCGGGAACGGGAAGAATTTGAAGCAGGATGTTCACTCCATTCCCGATTCGCCCATGCTCGAAACGACGTCGTCGTTTGGGTCCACTTCTTCGTCGCCTTCGCTTGCGAACTTGCCGCCGATTAGGGTTCATGTTGTGGAGGATCAGAAGGTGTTGGGGATTGAGGAGCAGTTCGCGCAGATGGGGGTTGGTGTGGGGCAGAAGCAGCAGCAGCAGGATGAGGGTTTTGTTTTGCTATCTTCGCCGCCTCCCCCGCCGGTTCCCGCGACCCTCGCCGCCGTGGGTGTGCCAATTGGGCCCGCCACGGTGGTTGCTGGGGAGTATCATAACCGCGTTGTCTCCGATGATGAGAGATCAGATCATGGGGTTTCTGTTGGGTATAGAAAACCACCCACTCCTCCACCACAGGTTCAGTCACAGACACAAGCACAGTCACAGGCACAAACGCAAACACTTGCTCCTCAATTTCAACAGAAGTCAACTGGTGGTGGCGCCGTTGTTGATTTGCCTTCTCCTGATTCAGTTTCAAGGTATTCTCAATTTCAATTTATCTTTCTGGTTTTGGCTTTGAATTTTTAGAATTGGattgtttatttcatttgtATCATgttattgttgggtttggttATTAGTGTATAGGGTTAGTAAGGGATTTGGTTCTTGGTGATGGATTCAATTGGCACTGTTTGAATTAGGTTTTTGGTGTTTGTTTTGATCCTGCAGTGATAGTAGTCTTGCGAATGCAATCTCGCGTTCGAAACCTGCTGTTTATCAAGAACAAGTTCAGATTCAATCCGGGACTACAAGGGTTCCCAGTAACCCTGTGGATCCAAAGCTTAATGTGTCTGATCCGCACGGTCGGATCCAGATGCAGCAACATGTACAGGACCCTGGATATTTGTTGCAACAACAATTTGAACAGCACCAGCAGTTGCAGTCACAACAACCGCAACAGCAATTTGAACAGCAACATCACCAGCACCAGCAGACACTACCGCAACAGCAGCAACAGTTTATTCATGGCACACACTTTATTCACCATAACCCTGCTATTCCTGCATATTATCCTGTATATCCTTCCCAGCAACATCCCCAGCATCCACAGGTTTACTATGTGACTGCGAGACAGGCGCAGGCTTACAACCTGCCTGTGCAGCAGGCTAATATGGGTGAGTCTGCAGGGAACATCGCCTCTAGCCGACCACAAACTCCACCAAATCCTTCTACATTGGTTCAACAACCTGCTACTTACAACCCCATCAGAAATGCTCCCATGCCTAAAACTGAAATGAATGCTTACAGAGCTGCAACTGCAGGCACCCCTCAACTTGTTCAAGTTCCTACGAGCCAACATCAGCAGCAGTATGTCACATACTCACAGATTCACCATCCTTCTCAGTCCATGGCTCCCAATTCTGCTGCCCCTGCCAATTATGCTTTTGATTATGCGGATCCTGCTCATGCTCAAATATACTACTCTCAACCTATGGCACCCACAATGCCTTCACAGTACCAGACTATGATGATGCAGGAAGGTTCAGCTCAGCATCCCTCAGACAGCGTGAAGCAGCAGCAGATAAGAACCTCACAACCATTATAAGCcagtccttaaaaaaaaaagaaacaattttgaaaaaaatgggtTTGTTTCCCTTTAAGTTTTTATATGCAGTTCTTGTCGTCATGTTTGATAAAACTGTTTGTGGTATGTATTTGGAtagggaaaaaaaagaataataagaaaCTGTGATCATCTTGTACTTTTTCTTGTAtgtcataatttataatttatataggaAATGAAATTGGTCCAAAGATTATACTGTAAAAGGTCAAGTCTGAAACATTGTATTGTGAAAATTCAAATATCAATTCCTGAAATGAttgtcatataaaaaaattagcggGTATTCTTTCTAGCTCTGGTCTTGTGATCCGTGGTTCATGATAAAACTATTCAATTCTGTTGATAAGTGCAATGGATGTTGCCATTTGAAGTTTTGGACTACTTGCAGTTTGTCCTCGGTCCCTTATATGACCAAAGCCATGCATGAAGGACCACTAGTTTGCACTTGTGCGTGTAGTCATAAATCCTACATCGGTCTGGTCGCATTTTCAATCCCCTTGTTCGTTTTATATACAAGAAAATCACGTTTCTGCTGATTGACCTCAGGTTTTGCTGCGCATGACCCAACAATAATGTCCTTGCGAGttttagtttgaatttgattctcCTTGGTGAAACCTAAACCTTGAATTATCATCTACATGCCAGCTTTTAAAATGCATAACAAATAAAGATCGTTTCAAGTTGCATAGTACGACTTTATACAGAGATTAGGTAGTCCTATAAGAATTGACCACCCTTGACAAACACTGTACTTATTCTCTGCTTTGGCCTAATGGCTTTCTTTTCATATTATGCAAGAATACTATCTCAAGCAAATCTATTTCATTGTTAAGATAACTCGAGGATCTGAATTCAAATGCTATACAGCATGCTTACGAGAGTTACTATGTGAAAGGCTGGGCATTTACGGGTACCAAACCAATTTCTTGAGCAAGACACAAATGTATGATGATAACAATGTTAAGCAAAAGTGTTCGATTGATGTGAAATTTTAACGTATAGTGAATTTCAAGATTAATATAAACCCTCACAACAGAGTGCACGTTACATATGTTGATTTCGCTGAATTTCATGTGACTTTAGTGGCAAGGTACACATAAGATTCGATGCTTTATAGTATTAAAGTATGCACTAAGTACTAGTTAGCGGTCAATATAAGAATAGATTAACTGTACGAGGTTTAAAAGTTAAGATTAGGCGTAAGATTGAGCTGGTTACATGCTTAGGAGTACAATTTTGCTAGTCTCGAACCAAATAGAAATAATATACGATTCAGAACAAACAAAACTATGCTTATGTCTCAATTATTCAACTATACGTTTGCACGATTAAGCCGCTGCCTACACTCAAATGTTGTCATCCTCTTCTTTATATTAAAGCCTGGGGACTAGTGGTTGATGCTGACTCTGCTTCAAACAACTATATTGCATACTTGTGATGTATTATTAACATTATCATCCACATTAATGATGGAGCTAGCAATTGTCAAATGACTTATGGTCCCTACTTGTTCAACGTCAACGTAGGTCAGGGTCCCTCACTATCCCATAAACTGGTTTTTGCTTAGAAGAATGCTACCGATTCAATGCACATAATTGGTGCATTATTGCCGACCGAGGTCTGATGGAGCCATAGTCCAAAGTGGAAAGTTGGGCTGGTCATGGAAACCCATATAACTATATGAGAAAAGCATGGAAGAACAGTGTGTATGTGCACCCCACCGAAATTAATGCAATATTTCAATGCGTATTACCTTACCCTTTACTTCCGAGAACTGAATTCCATAATGATGGAAAGGGAATCAATGAGCCATTTGCTCAAAATTTGATTCTCTATCTCCGAAGATTTTAATGGATTGGTGGTGGAGTGTCAAAGGCACCAAGTAAAAAGCTGTCTATCAAGGGCCCCACTTAAGATGATCATAAAGTCCCTAACAACGGTGTCTATTTCTCTTAAACTCTAATCACCAAAAACATTGAGCTTATCAGGGCTCCacaatttttaaacaaaagagAAGCTATGCCTATAATAGATAAGAGTCATCCGAGTGAACAATATTTCtgtcataatgaacatatcacgTTTACATATTCTTACTGGAATATTCGAAAGCTTTTGCATTTGTTTAGTAGTGGGAAAGGATGAACATAACATTTATTAATTCATAACAACCGTGTAATACTAGAAGAGAGAATAAAGATTGCAACTCTACaaatcttttcctctttttagtATATCTGTATGTGTATCTTTTTCTTCCATTCATAAAGAACGAGATATGATACACTCTTCCTATATTTCCCCAAACTTTATTACAATCAATCGAATAACATATCATTTAGGCTTGAATCCACTACCGATTCAATGAACAACTTTTAGTCGATGTAGGTTGGCAAGCATATGCTCGGTTTTGCctatttatacataaaaaacatcTTCTGCCCAATGTTCACTTAAATCACTTTCAAGCTTTTGATTACAAACTTTTCACCCTCTCACCATGATGGCAACGTTAATTTCACGATACAATGACAAGTGATCAACTGATGACCGTTATAAGAGAAACTTTTGGAGGGCATGATTACAATCACAATTCACATGGTAGTCATGTTATATGTCTCGTGACTACGGACTAAAAAATATtggataatgaaaatatttcgctttacataaaaaatatgataaaaattatttcaataataatgtGACACCGaataattgttacaaaattcgACCttacaactttaattttttaatattaaactacCCTCTTTTTAAAAACACAAGAAACTGCTAATTTAGCCAAAATAAAAAGACATTCCTAACAATAATAATTCGTATTTCTGGAGAAGAGCAATGCAAGCAGGGACAAATTTTCTTAGCCATAGCTATGAGGATCAAAAAATCA includes these proteins:
- the LOC100775954 gene encoding neurogenic protein mastermind, with amino-acid sequence MEAQPPTPSTAPPPLPPHLSYPDSVESSPRSRNTDSWDEPFAPASTKLRLMCSYGGHIVPRPHDKSLCYVGGDTRIIVSERATSLADLSMRLSKTFLNGRPFTLKYQLPNEDLDSLISVTTDEDLENMIDEYDRTAASATSAVKPSRIRLFLFPTKPESTHSIPPQILDTSAKSDDWFLNALNGAGLLNRGFSDSASVNCLLGLDDEVAGNNLEPGSKDGGDGGGGGGVGGGGASQGGSFGNGKNLKQDVHSIPDSPMLETTSSFGSTSSSPSLANLPPIRVHVVEDQKVLGIEEQFAQMGVGVGQKQQQQDEGFVLLSSPPPPPVPATLAAVGVPIGPATVVAGEYHNRVVSDDERSDHGVSVGYRKPPTPPPQVQSQTQAQSQAQTQTLAPQFQQKSTGGGAVVDLPSPDSVSSDSSLANAISRSKPAVYQEQVQIQSGTTRVPSNPVDPKLNVSDPHGRIQMQQHVQDPGYLLQQQFEQHQQLQSQQPQQQFEQQHHQHQQTLPQQQQQFIHGTHFIHHNPAIPAYYPVYPSQQHPQHPQVYYVTARQAQAYNLPVQQANMGESAGNIASSRPQTPPNPSTLVQQPATYNPIRNAPMPKTEMNAYRAATAGTPQLVQVPTSQHQQQYVTYSQIHHPSQSMAPNSAAPANYAFDYADPAHAQIYYSQPMAPTMPSQYQTMMMQEGSAQHPSDSVKQQQIRTSQPL